Part of the Paenibacillus terrae HPL-003 genome is shown below.
AGCTTTCGCTTGCCTGTTACACTTCGGCTCCGTTTTCTTCCGCCCAGCGGTTCAGGGTTTTATCTGTAGGAAGCAGAAATGTCAAAATGCCGAGCAGCGGCAAAAAGCCGCACAGGAACATGATATTCGTGATGCCTACCTTATCAATCCAGTTGCCGAGCACAAGCGCACCTACCCCACCAAGGCCAAAAGCGAGGCCCGTGATCAGACCGGAGACGGTTCCGATTTTGCCGGGTACGAGCATCTGGGCATATACGACCGTAATCGAAAAGCTCGATAGCATAATAAATCCGATGATCGGCAACAAGATCGCCGTCCAGAATTGGTTGGCATAAGGCAGCGCCAGCGCCAGAGGTGCGGCCAATACCATGGACAGGAAAATCATATTGCGTTTACCAAAGCGGTCTGCCAGTGGACCACCAAAGAAGGTGCCCAGCGCCCCAGCCCCGAGGAACAGGAAAATGTACAGTTGTGCATCAGCCAGTGGCATTTTAAACACTTCCATCAGGTAAAACGAATAGTAGCTTCCGACCGAGGTCGAATACCACGAACGGACGAATACCAGTAGAATGAGGACAATCATGGCAAACATAATGCGTTTGCGTGCTTCGGGCTTCATGCTGCGTGCTACCGCTTTTTTACGTGCATAGCCTTCTGTGCGCAGGACGTTACCATACCAGCGGGCGATGAACGACTGGACCACAATCCCGGCGGCAGCAATACCTGTGAACCAGATGGCGCCAAATTGCCCCAATGGGATAAAAATCCAGCTCGTAAGCATCGGTGCCAGCGATTGGCCCGCATTGCCGCCGACTTGAAAAATGGACTGAGCCAGCCCACGACGTGGTCCGGCCGCCATATGGGATACCCGCGAGCCTTCCGGGTGAAAGGCCGCCGAGCCAAGACCCACGAAGATGACTGCGATCAGCACCGCTTTATAATCGGCAGCATAGGCGAGCAGCAGCATGCCTGTCAGCGTAAAGCCCATGCCGATCGGAAGGATCGCGGG
Proteins encoded:
- a CDS encoding MFS transporter; amino-acid sequence: MTTKSATKKEAGQSLPLPGPQAKGTVFAILIAISFVHLFNDSIQSVIPAIFPILKESMSLNYTQIGWISFAINFTASIMQPVIGLFSDKRPTPAILPIGMGFTLTGMLLLAYAADYKAVLIAVIFVGLGSAAFHPEGSRVSHMAAGPRRGLAQSIFQVGGNAGQSLAPMLTSWIFIPLGQFGAIWFTGIAAAGIVVQSFIARWYGNVLRTEGYARKKAVARSMKPEARKRIMFAMIVLILLVFVRSWYSTSVGSYYSFYLMEVFKMPLADAQLYIFLFLGAGALGTFFGGPLADRFGKRNMIFLSMVLAAPLALALPYANQFWTAILLPIIGFIMLSSFSITVVYAQMLVPGKIGTVSGLITGLAFGLGGVGALVLGNWIDKVGITNIMFLCGFLPLLGILTFLLPTDKTLNRWAEENGAEV